Proteins from a genomic interval of Salinarchaeum sp. Harcht-Bsk1:
- a CDS encoding 50S ribosomal protein L23 encodes MSANSGKAVIKHPLVTEKAMNDMDFENKLQFAVRTDAAKPEIAEAVEEQFEVEVTSVNAHVTMKGYKKAIVELGEDYDADEVASRIGVF; translated from the coding sequence ATGAGCGCGAACTCCGGGAAGGCAGTGATCAAGCATCCGCTCGTCACCGAGAAGGCGATGAACGACATGGACTTCGAGAACAAGCTCCAGTTCGCGGTTCGCACCGACGCCGCGAAGCCCGAGATTGCCGAGGCCGTCGAGGAGCAGTTCGAAGTCGAGGTCACGTCGGTCAACGCCCACGTGACGATGAAGGGATACAAGAAGGCGATCGTCGAACTCGGCGAGGACTATGACGCCGACGAGGTCGCCTCCCGCATCGGGGTGTTCTAA
- a CDS encoding 50S ribosomal protein L2 has product MGRRIRGQRRGRGGSVFRAPSHRYKSDKQHKKNEDDDLVSGEVVDIEHDPARSAPIAQVQFEDGDQRLVLAPEGVGVGDQIQVGISASIEPGNTLPLAEIPEGVPVCNVESNPGDGGTFARASGVSARVVTHDRSVTVVQLPSGEVKRLDPDCRATIGVVAGGGRTEKPMVKAGNKYHKVKSRAMTWPRVRGVAMNAVDHPFGGGGRQHPGRPKSVSRDAPPGRKVGDIASRRTGRGGDE; this is encoded by the coding sequence ATGGGACGACGCATCCGTGGACAGCGGCGAGGACGCGGCGGCTCGGTCTTCCGAGCGCCCTCCCACCGCTACAAGTCCGACAAGCAGCACAAGAAGAACGAAGACGACGACCTGGTCAGCGGCGAGGTCGTCGACATCGAACACGACCCGGCCCGCTCCGCGCCGATCGCCCAGGTCCAGTTCGAGGACGGCGACCAGCGCCTCGTCCTCGCGCCGGAGGGCGTCGGCGTCGGCGACCAGATTCAGGTCGGCATTTCGGCGTCGATCGAGCCCGGCAACACGCTGCCCCTGGCGGAGATCCCGGAGGGCGTGCCGGTCTGTAACGTCGAGTCCAACCCGGGCGACGGCGGGACCTTCGCGCGCGCCAGCGGCGTGAGCGCACGCGTGGTCACGCACGATCGATCCGTTACGGTCGTCCAGCTACCGAGTGGCGAGGTCAAGCGCCTCGACCCCGACTGCCGCGCCACGATCGGCGTGGTCGCGGGCGGTGGCCGGACGGAGAAGCCGATGGTCAAGGCCGGCAACAAGTACCACAAGGTCAAATCGCGCGCGATGACCTGGCCGCGGGTCCGTGGCGTCGCGATGAACGCCGTCGACCACCCGTTCGGTGGCGGCGGACGACAGCACCCGGGGCGCCCGAAGAGCGTCTCCCGGGACGCACCGCCGGGCCGCAAGGTCGGCGACATCGCGTCTCGTCGGACGGGACGAGGTGGTGACGAATGA
- a CDS encoding 30S ribosomal protein S19 translates to MSESGYRTGHEGEFTFRGHTLDELQDMSVEDVAELLPARQRRSIERGLSPEKQKLLEDAREAEPEETAQSPLRTHLRDMPILPEMVNLTFAVHDGQDFERVDVEPEMLGHYLGEFQQTRGKVEHGQAGIGATRSSKFVPLK, encoded by the coding sequence ATGAGTGAATCAGGTTACAGAACCGGTCACGAGGGCGAGTTCACCTTCCGTGGCCACACGCTCGACGAGCTGCAGGACATGAGCGTCGAGGACGTCGCGGAACTGCTCCCCGCACGCCAGCGGCGAAGTATCGAGCGCGGGCTCTCCCCCGAGAAGCAGAAGCTCCTCGAGGACGCCCGCGAGGCCGAGCCCGAGGAGACGGCCCAGTCGCCGCTCCGGACGCACCTGCGCGACATGCCGATCCTGCCCGAGATGGTGAACCTCACGTTCGCCGTCCACGACGGTCAGGACTTCGAGCGCGTCGACGTCGAACCCGAGATGCTCGGTCACTACCTGGGCGAGTTCCAGCAGACCCGGGGCAAGGTCGAGCACGGCCAGGCAGGCATCGGTGCCACCCGGTCCTCGAAGTTCGTACCACTCAAGTGA
- a CDS encoding 50S ribosomal protein L22 codes for MGISYSVDADPDTTAKAMLRERQMSQKHSKAIAREIKGQTAEDAVAYLEDVVAGEQSVPFREHNSGVGHRSDIDGWDAGRYPEKASEGFLDLLENAIANAEHQGFDGETMEIVHVASHKVGETQGRKPRAMGRAGAWNSPEVDVEIVLAESTDDGGDA; via the coding sequence ATGGGAATCAGCTACAGCGTGGACGCGGACCCGGACACGACGGCGAAAGCGATGCTCCGGGAGCGCCAGATGAGCCAGAAGCACAGCAAGGCGATCGCCCGCGAGATCAAGGGCCAGACGGCCGAGGACGCGGTTGCGTACCTCGAGGACGTCGTGGCCGGCGAGCAGTCGGTCCCCTTCCGGGAGCACAACAGCGGCGTCGGACACCGATCCGACATCGACGGCTGGGACGCCGGCCGCTACCCGGAGAAGGCCAGCGAGGGCTTCCTCGACCTGCTCGAGAACGCGATCGCGAACGCCGAACACCAGGGATTCGACGGCGAGACGATGGAAATCGTCCACGTCGCCTCCCACAAGGTCGGCGAGACCCAGGGTCGCAAGCCCCGCGCGATGGGGCGGGCGGGCGCCTGGAACTCGCCGGAGGTCGACGTCGAGATCGTGCTCGCCGAGAGCACGGACGACGGAGGTGACGCCTGA
- a CDS encoding 30S ribosomal protein S3: MADEHQFIEDGLQRSQIDEFFADELGRAGYGGMDVAKTPMGTQIVLKAEKPGMVIGKGGENIRSITTTLEEEFDLEDPQIDVQEVDEPDLNARIVADRLANALERGWYFRKAGHTTLERIMDAGALGAEIVLSGKVTGARGRVEKFSDGYIKHNGEPAEEVVDHGQGVAVMKLGTIGVTVKIIPPGAELPDDFEIAEGASTESLEPEEAEAGVEELLEEPDDEDLEELEDAAADADEATGEADLPEEVVEGEEFEDPEIPDDDDVAEELEELEESVEEDLDEETEAAAEELVEEMEEADEAESDDEDTEADDEAEKADADDADEEGDEE, from the coding sequence ATGGCGGACGAACACCAGTTCATCGAGGACGGCCTCCAGCGGAGCCAGATCGACGAGTTCTTCGCCGACGAACTGGGTCGCGCCGGCTACGGCGGCATGGACGTCGCCAAGACGCCGATGGGCACCCAGATCGTCCTCAAGGCCGAGAAGCCCGGTATGGTGATCGGCAAGGGCGGTGAGAACATCCGTTCGATCACCACGACTCTCGAGGAGGAGTTCGACCTCGAGGATCCCCAGATCGACGTGCAGGAGGTCGACGAACCGGACCTCAACGCCCGGATCGTCGCCGACCGCCTCGCGAACGCCCTCGAGCGCGGCTGGTACTTCCGCAAGGCCGGCCACACGACGCTCGAGCGGATCATGGACGCGGGCGCGCTCGGTGCGGAGATCGTCCTGTCGGGGAAGGTCACGGGCGCACGTGGCCGCGTCGAGAAGTTCTCCGACGGCTACATCAAGCACAACGGCGAGCCCGCCGAGGAGGTCGTCGACCACGGCCAGGGCGTCGCCGTCATGAAGCTCGGCACGATCGGCGTGACGGTCAAGATCATCCCGCCGGGCGCGGAGCTGCCCGACGACTTCGAGATCGCCGAGGGCGCTTCGACGGAGAGCCTCGAGCCAGAGGAGGCCGAGGCAGGCGTCGAGGAACTGCTCGAGGAGCCCGACGACGAGGACCTCGAGGAACTCGAGGACGCAGCCGCCGACGCCGACGAGGCGACGGGTGAGGCTGACCTCCCCGAAGAAGTCGTCGAGGGCGAGGAGTTCGAGGACCCCGAGATCCCGGATGACGACGACGTCGCCGAGGAGCTCGAGGAACTCGAGGAGTCCGTCGAGGAAGACCTGGACGAGGAGACCGAGGCAGCGGCCGAGGAGCTCGTCGAGGAGATGGAGGAGGCCGACGAGGCCGAATCCGACGACGAGGACACCGAAGCGGACGACGAGGCCGAGAAGGCCGACGCTGACGACGCCGACGAGGAGGGTGACGAGGAATGA
- the rpmC gene encoding 50S ribosomal protein L29, whose product MTEIHPVEVRDMTPAEREAELEELQTELLNAKAVQAAGGAPENPGRIKELRRAVARIKTIQREEGDLDE is encoded by the coding sequence ATGACCGAGATTCACCCCGTCGAGGTTCGGGACATGACGCCCGCCGAGCGGGAGGCCGAGCTCGAGGAGCTCCAGACGGAGCTGCTCAACGCCAAGGCCGTCCAGGCAGCGGGTGGTGCACCGGAGAACCCTGGCCGCATCAAGGAGCTCCGGCGCGCAGTCGCCCGGATCAAGACGATTCAGCGAGAGGAGGGAGACCTCGACGAATGA
- a CDS encoding ribonuclease P protein component 1: MSLTPASLPRHELVGLPVRVADASDSGMTGIAGRVVAETTSTLSIRGHREGAAGGETRVRQVPKRGTTFEFVLTDEAADGASSPNEGARKGSGTAFKLAADSAAAGESAAHVTVDGARLHAHPAERTETRSDSTWR; the protein is encoded by the coding sequence ATGAGCCTGACGCCCGCGTCGCTTCCCCGACACGAGCTGGTCGGTCTGCCCGTCCGGGTAGCCGACGCCAGCGATTCCGGCATGACCGGTATCGCTGGTCGCGTCGTCGCCGAGACGACGTCGACGCTCTCGATCCGCGGCCACCGCGAGGGGGCCGCCGGCGGGGAGACGCGGGTTCGTCAGGTCCCAAAGCGTGGAACGACGTTCGAATTCGTGCTCACAGATGAAGCTGCCGACGGCGCGAGCTCGCCCAACGAGGGCGCCCGCAAGGGGTCGGGGACTGCGTTCAAACTGGCCGCCGACTCCGCGGCGGCCGGCGAGAGCGCGGCCCACGTTACGGTGGATGGAGCGCGGCTCCACGCGCATCCTGCGGAGCGGACGGAGACACGGAGTGATTCCACATGGCGATAG
- a CDS encoding 50S ribosomal protein L14: protein MEALNADVTQGLEKGSIVTCADNTGARELKVISTHGYSGTKNRHPKAGLGDKITVSVTKGTPEMRRQVLEAVVVRQRKSIRRPDGQRVKFEDNAAVIIDENEEPRGTEIKGPVAREVAERFGTIASAATMIV, encoded by the coding sequence ATGGAGGCGCTCAACGCCGACGTCACCCAGGGCCTCGAGAAGGGCTCGATCGTCACCTGTGCCGACAACACCGGCGCACGAGAGCTGAAAGTCATCAGTACCCACGGTTACAGCGGGACGAAGAACCGCCATCCGAAGGCGGGCCTCGGCGACAAGATCACCGTGTCGGTCACCAAGGGGACGCCCGAGATGCGTCGCCAGGTGCTCGAGGCAGTGGTCGTCCGGCAGCGCAAGTCCATCCGGCGACCCGACGGCCAGCGCGTCAAGTTCGAAGACAACGCGGCCGTCATCATCGACGAGAACGAGGAACCCCGCGGAACCGAGATCAAGGGTCCCGTCGCACGCGAGGTCGCCGAGCGGTTCGGCACCATCGCGAGCGCCGCGACGATGATCGTATGA
- the rplX gene encoding 50S ribosomal protein L24 produces MSKQPRTQRNQTANADLHERHDQVRSTLADDLREEYGTRRVRVNQGDTVEVMRGDFAGESGEVLRVDLKDAVVHVEDVTVETADGEEVPRPLDASNLKVTGLEVDRDPERESRIRGEDEA; encoded by the coding sequence ATGAGCAAGCAACCACGCACCCAGCGAAACCAGACCGCGAACGCGGATCTGCACGAGCGCCACGATCAGGTTCGCTCGACGCTCGCCGACGATCTCCGGGAGGAGTACGGCACGCGCCGCGTGCGCGTCAACCAGGGCGACACGGTCGAGGTCATGCGCGGCGACTTCGCCGGCGAGTCCGGCGAGGTGCTGCGCGTCGACCTCAAGGACGCGGTCGTCCACGTCGAGGACGTCACGGTCGAGACCGCCGACGGCGAGGAGGTCCCGCGACCACTCGACGCATCGAACCTCAAGGTCACTGGCCTCGAGGTCGACCGCGATCCCGAGCGAGAATCCCGCATTCGCGGGGAGGACGAAGCATGA
- a CDS encoding 30S ribosomal protein S4e — MSNHQKRLSVPKSWPVERKTETFTVKADAGPHGEDGVPLVVLLRDVLGYVDSRKEARYALDAGSVRVNGDRVSDEGRPIGMFDILAFLEREEYYRVFPDEGGRLALSEIDEEAAGSKLGKVVGKRDIAGGDVQLTLHDGETLVVEAGADYAPKDSLVVDNEDGEIVAHFPYEEGELVTAVRGQHAGQIGELETIDVAAGSSPNRVVVDALDGETFETVEEYVVVIDENFVSDEDASDETDEADEATGDSDADADDESAEDEGGDDE; from the coding sequence ATGAGTAACCACCAGAAGCGCCTCTCGGTGCCGAAGTCCTGGCCGGTCGAGCGAAAGACCGAGACGTTCACCGTCAAGGCCGACGCCGGCCCCCACGGCGAGGACGGCGTGCCGCTGGTCGTCCTGCTGCGGGACGTCCTCGGCTACGTCGACTCCCGCAAGGAGGCCCGCTACGCACTCGACGCCGGTTCCGTTCGCGTGAACGGCGACCGCGTCAGCGACGAGGGCCGCCCGATTGGGATGTTCGACATCCTGGCGTTCCTCGAGCGCGAGGAGTACTACCGCGTCTTCCCGGACGAGGGCGGTCGACTCGCCCTCTCCGAGATCGACGAGGAGGCTGCGGGCTCGAAGCTCGGCAAGGTCGTCGGCAAGCGAGACATCGCCGGCGGCGACGTCCAGCTAACCCTCCACGACGGCGAGACGCTCGTCGTCGAGGCCGGGGCGGACTACGCGCCCAAGGACTCCCTGGTCGTCGACAACGAGGACGGCGAGATCGTCGCCCACTTCCCCTACGAGGAGGGCGAACTCGTGACTGCCGTCCGCGGCCAGCACGCCGGCCAGATCGGCGAACTGGAGACGATCGACGTGGCCGCGGGGAGCTCCCCGAACCGCGTCGTCGTCGACGCGCTCGACGGGGAGACCTTCGAGACCGTCGAGGAGTACGTCGTCGTGATCGACGAGAACTTCGTGTCCGACGAGGACGCCTCGGACGAGACCGACGAAGCGGACGAGGCCACTGGCGATTCCGACGCCGACGCGGACGACGAGTCCGCCGAGGACGAGGGAGGTGACGACGAATGA
- a CDS encoding 50S ribosomal protein L5 produces the protein MSQSEFHEMREPTVEKVVVHMGVGEGGEPLALAEDILGEITSQQPVRTVAKTAEPEFGIRDGDPIGAKVTLRGEDAHEFLETALPIADVSKQQFDDTGNVSFGIAEHTEFPSQEYDPSIGIFGLDVTVNLVRPGYRVAKRDAETRSIPANHRLDPEDAIAFVESTYDVEVTA, from the coding sequence ATGAGCCAGTCGGAGTTCCACGAGATGCGCGAGCCGACCGTCGAGAAGGTCGTCGTGCACATGGGCGTCGGCGAGGGCGGTGAGCCGCTCGCGCTGGCCGAGGACATCCTCGGCGAGATAACGAGTCAGCAGCCGGTCCGGACGGTCGCGAAGACCGCCGAGCCGGAGTTCGGGATCCGCGATGGCGACCCCATCGGCGCGAAGGTGACGCTGCGCGGCGAGGACGCCCACGAGTTCCTCGAGACCGCGCTGCCGATCGCCGACGTCTCGAAGCAGCAGTTCGACGACACCGGCAACGTCAGCTTCGGCATCGCCGAGCACACCGAGTTCCCGAGCCAGGAGTACGACCCCTCGATCGGGATCTTCGGGCTCGACGTGACGGTGAACCTCGTTCGACCGGGCTACCGGGTCGCAAAGCGCGACGCGGAGACCCGTTCGATCCCGGCGAACCACCGCCTCGATCCCGAGGACGCCATTGCGTTCGTCGAGTCGACCTACGACGTAGAGGTGACAGCATGA
- a CDS encoding 30S ribosomal protein S14, with the protein MSESEQDTSQDTGEHAEKRTGQLEACRRCGREQGLVGKYDIWLCRQCFREIARDMGFKKYR; encoded by the coding sequence ATGAGCGAGAGCGAACAAGACACGTCCCAGGACACGGGCGAGCACGCCGAGAAGCGTACCGGCCAGCTCGAGGCCTGCCGCCGTTGCGGACGCGAGCAGGGCCTCGTCGGCAAGTACGACATCTGGCTGTGCCGACAGTGCTTCCGCGAGATCGCCCGGGACATGGGCTTCAAGAAGTACCGATAA